A stretch of the Dyella telluris genome encodes the following:
- the proC gene encoding pyrroline-5-carboxylate reductase yields MTRIAFIGGGNMARSLIGGLLKTGVAASSITVAEPRAEARQELGRDFGIACYGENRLAAAEADVLVLAVKPQIMPAIHAELRDTLARQRPMLISIAAGVRIDQLERWFGHALAIVRCMPNTPALIGAGATGLFANRRVSPEQRALAQHIMDAVGITRWVDDEALIDTVTGVSGSGPAYFFAMVEALEDAAFAQGMSRETARALAAQTCLGAGRMLMETGEDPGVLRQRVTSPNGTTQAALESFSADHFAQVIARAVAAATRRGGELAAALDDAK; encoded by the coding sequence ATGACACGTATCGCTTTCATCGGTGGCGGCAACATGGCGCGCAGCCTGATCGGAGGGCTGCTGAAGACCGGCGTGGCCGCCTCCTCGATCACCGTGGCCGAGCCCCGGGCCGAGGCCCGCCAGGAACTGGGGCGCGACTTCGGCATCGCCTGCTACGGCGAAAACCGGCTGGCCGCTGCCGAGGCCGACGTGCTGGTACTGGCGGTGAAGCCGCAGATCATGCCGGCCATCCATGCCGAACTGCGTGACACGCTGGCCCGCCAGCGCCCCATGTTGATCTCCATCGCGGCCGGCGTGCGCATCGACCAGCTGGAACGCTGGTTTGGCCACGCGCTGGCCATCGTGCGCTGCATGCCCAACACCCCCGCCCTGATCGGCGCCGGTGCCACCGGCCTGTTCGCCAACCGCCGGGTGAGCCCGGAACAGCGCGCCCTGGCCCAACACATCATGGATGCCGTGGGCATCACCCGCTGGGTCGACGACGAGGCACTGATCGACACCGTCACCGGCGTCTCCGGCTCCGGCCCGGCCTACTTCTTTGCCATGGTGGAGGCACTGGAAGACGCCGCCTTCGCCCAGGGCATGTCGCGCGAAACGGCCCGCGCCCTGGCCGCCCAGACCTGCCTGGGCGCCGGCCGCATGCTGATGGAGACCGGCGAAGACCCGGGCGTGCTGCGCCAGCGGGTGACATCGCCCAACGGCACCACGCAGGCCGCACTGGAAAGTTTTTCCGCCGACCACTTCGCCCAGGTC